A part of Williamwhitmania taraxaci genomic DNA contains:
- a CDS encoding transposase: KFSKEFKAKVVLESLKERETLESLAKKYELSPTQISSWRSLALKNFGNIVKVL; the protein is encoded by the coding sequence AAAATTCAGCAAGGAATTTAAAGCGAAAGTGGTTTTGGAATCGCTAAAGGAGCGTGAAACGCTGGAGAGCTTGGCCAAGAAATACGAGCTTAGCCCCACACAAATATCTAGCTGGCGCAGCCTAGCCCTTAAAAACTTCGGGAATATAGTAAAAGTTCTTTAA
- a CDS encoding TspO/MBR family protein, whose product MKLNNGKQMIYRLIIFLLINFAALGLGGFFTGTGVSSNWYESLAKAPWTPPGWVFGFAWTSIMICFSVYMAYLWPVVENKKTLVALFVLQWILNVSWNPVFFYFHNTLGGLILIIGLTILVFLFLFKYWPALKLISLLILPYAIWLIIATSLNAYILLKN is encoded by the coding sequence ATGAAACTAAATAACGGGAAACAAATGATTTATAGACTTATCATATTCTTGTTGATTAATTTTGCGGCCCTTGGTCTAGGAGGCTTTTTTACGGGCACAGGAGTTTCTTCCAATTGGTATGAAAGCCTAGCTAAGGCACCGTGGACCCCACCCGGATGGGTCTTCGGGTTCGCATGGACATCAATCATGATTTGCTTTAGTGTTTACATGGCATATTTATGGCCAGTTGTTGAAAACAAAAAGACCCTTGTAGCCTTATTCGTTCTTCAATGGATATTGAATGTGAGCTGGAACCCCGTTTTCTTTTATTTCCACAACACGTTAGGGGGGCTCATACTAATCATTGGCCTAACCATACTCGTTTTTCTCTTTCTATTCAAGTATTGGCCAGCGTTAAAGCTCATATCACTCCTAATACTTCCCTATGCCATCTGGTTAATTATTGCCACATCATTGAATGCTTACATCCTACTAAAGAATTGA